The following DNA comes from Miscanthus floridulus cultivar M001 chromosome 5, ASM1932011v1, whole genome shotgun sequence.
TTGGTCAAGGTtaacgatgagggtctcggcctctacgatagcctcggcgtactcgatgcactcgacgtcgcagtcatatgcatgctcgtacatggactCGATAGTGATAACACcgttggggcccgacatcttgagcttgaggtacgtgtagttggggaccgccatgaacttggcgtagcatggccgccccaagacggcatggtaggttcccttgaatccaaccacctcgaaggtgaggacctccttacggtagttggagggagtaccgaagcagacgggcaagtcgatgcgcccgagagGCCGCGTACGTTTCCCtggcacaatgccatggaaaggcgtggCACCAccccggagctgcgactggtcgagctctaggagctctagggtgttggtgtagaggatgttgaggtcgctgccttcgtccatcaataccttagtgagccgggtgttACCGATAATGGGGtcaacaacaagtgggtactgtccagggttcgggacataatcagggtggtcatcctggtcaaaggtgatcacctcccgagactagttgaggtaccggggtacgaccaccttcaccgagaagacctcccggcgctccctcttccgctggcgtgccgtgaggcacgctaaaggcccgccgaagatcatgaaggcattgtgcacctcggggaatccgtcgtccttgtcgtcatccttgtcgccggcgcccctcctctTGGCATCATTGTTGGGGAGCCCTAGCTTGGCATAGTAGCACCGAAGCATGGTGCATTCTTCGAGGGCATGCTTTACCGAGccctgatggtaagggcagggtttcttaagcatatcgttgaagagcccggggcctctggggcctcggggatttctGCGCTCTACGGTCGCGACTAGGCCAACCTCGAGGACTTCCCGCTTCCactggcgacccttcttctttttcttggggaggtggggagctgaggccccagaggcctcgtccctctgcttcgccttggcgtcgttgttggggaagatggccccaatggcctcttcgcccgaggcgaagttggtggcgatgtcgaggagtgcggccaccGAGGTTGGCATGTTCCGGCCCAACTCTCGGACCAGGGTCTTGGCAGGTGGTACTAGAGAGGAAGGCTTGGAtgatttctgagtcaccgacgcttggcaactcggtgcatttcttagagaagcaccgaatgaagtctcggagagactcatccggCACCTggtgacaactcttgaggtcctaggagttcccagggcgcatgtATGGGCCCtgaaaattcccgacgaagatccttaTCAAGTCGTGCTAGtcgtggatctatgagggagggagatgttcaagctaggctcgcgccgagtctgacaggaacaacaggagattgcggatgatgagcaggtcatcgtccatgccgtctagctgacaagccaggcggtaatcggctagCCAAAGTTCAGAGTTGGTTTCACTActgtacttcgtgaggttggccagTTGCCAAAACCGGGCTAGGAAATGAGCAACGCGGATAGCTCTGCTAAAAACTCAAGGGCTAGACGGCTCGAGAGAAGGAAtgcggtcctcctcactgtcGTAGTGGCCACcccggtgtggatggtagcccggGGTAGGCCCCTTATTGTCGTGGCACCGTCGTCGGccgaccacatcgtggtcgccttgtgcctcacgtcggttgtcgaggcggtcgCGGACCAAGGGGACCCTATTAGCTGTCGATACCTGAGCGGGCTCAGGACAAACTAAGGCCCCCCCTATCCTATCGAGGCGGTGCTGTGGGAAGTTCTGAAGCGCCCCCGCGTCGCCTAGAGgcagagctctcggcctgctgtacCACGGTAGTCttgaggagatcccagagctcgccgcggacccatcgcccctccgtggtagagggttCGGGCATCGCCCGGACTAGCATCGCCGCTGCCGTGATGTTCTAGCTAgcacgattaaagattgggggttgctcacccccttcgtcatcgttgatgcagtggtggacgtcgcgggccttccgccgggctcctccgccatcaccacgAACTCGTGGCTcctactcgagagtgtctcgaagctacTGTTGGAGGAGCcggtcttgttcaaccttggcctaaagctctcggagctgttccaggtccgAGCGTCGAAGTTGTccgggggcaaggttctcgttccgcacCGCTGGTGGGACAACGCGtgaaggtgtggcatcgcctgccCCCTGGCGAAGCGAGGAACGGTTGCCTGCCCCCTtgtcctcatcgcccgtgcttggcatcccaagtccgacatggaagcactcacgagtgggatcataagtgccttcatcgtcagagtcaaagtagccgaagcagtagtcgctcgcggccaggaagcggcgcatggcttcagggtcgcgaagtCCGAAGAAGTCCGCTctagcccatgcctcgtcctcctctgaggagtcagcgtgggtgtgagtCGAAGTCGTGGTGCCAAAGTCGAGGGCAAAACGTTGGTGGCGTCCTAAGGGCTCTGCATGAGCAGAAgcataggcggaagcataggtggcggtggcatttctcaacccgaaggggtacggggatggcgcCATTGCCAGGCTTTGCTCCAccgaagtcgactcctcaggaggtggtggggcagagcttgataaTGGGGCGTCGTCatgcgccaccggcgtctttcccttgtccaggctcaggcaagacaggtccccaaccaaggACCTTATGCCAACAGTTTGGTGAGTgcgacgagagcggccgcccgggcgccgtctATGCCCGGGCTGCTGAtgcgtgatgtcgtcgtcggtcggtggggGCTCGGGGCGTGAGGAGTatcatatcgtactcacatcctagagacatgaactctaggctcccgaactagaTCACCGTGCCAAGGTGcagtggtcgtatggggtctgccatccgagaCTCATtaggatgatgaagctgacacacaggtacccctacctggcgcgccaactgtcggtgtttcggaccggtgggccctcaaccaactagtaaaaatgtactgcatgcccctaatcctggatgatgatgcaaagagacataaggtttatactagttcaggcaatgagcgccctacgtccagtctgagagattgatcttgtattccttgcaccaaaatgctcatagtagggggttacaagcagggcgagagagggagctggtcccaggtctctgcgcggGACGGcgtgaattgcttgagatgttgatctcaggcagccgGGGAAGCATGCACGTTACAGAGTGTCGAGTGTGTGTTTATCTACCTCGTGAACTCGGGTCCCTGAACTCGTGTCCCtttagaaacggccccggtctctcccttttatagttgaaggggggacaggggtgatacatgtgttagctacgtggcgtcgtgcgaacagaggcggcatgtccgagccctgtagcctgttactgtggtggcatggttaATGGAGTGGTCATgtccttgaagtgctggagcaatgcgccggtcacatccgatcttatgcgacgtgggagctccagtgatagcttgacgcagggcctggCAAGCGCCGTGCTGGTTgctgtgtgttgactgcgtgaagagaagaggctcagttggtgctgaggctgagccgtcggggggggggggggggggctcggcgggcgcgaatcccgaggttgccgagaccctgaagtagactgccgaggcgtggagggagcagttggtcctgtatactgattccgaggctatagtaacccggacttgactccccacgcagTTGTGTTCTTGGAAGAAGGGGTTGGGCAGCATAGTGTGgtatgggtgtcagtcgtgggcacagtgctaagcacagcggccggtaacccgtGCCCTATCCTGTCCTGGACGGCATGGCTTCGAGGTGACTggtgtctcgtcggccactccgctgtgtcgagccgtcgttcggctgatatcgcgggagcggttGAGCGCACCGGTCGGTCATGACATTttgtccgagaagttggtcgaggcgggggcgacggggtTGTTTTGTCGAGCCGGCCTTAGGTCAAGGCGGAGAATCGGCGTCTCGTCCGAGgctgtacgcgcggggcctcgagcgagatggagaatcggttccccagccgaggcctttcgcgcgagacctcgagcgaggcggaaattCGGTAGGCCGTCTGAGGcccttcgtgcgaggcctcgagcgaggcagagattcggtaggccgtccgaggcccttcgtgcgaggcctcgagcgaggcggagattcggtaggccgtccgagggcTTAGGGTAGGTGGGCTCGGACATGGCCAGGGTTTAGCCAgtagttgtcccttggctttgattttgacggggtctaagcgattttttcgattgTTGCTTAGGGAATCCCTTCTCGTGGTACCTGACAAGTGTTTTATTCTCATAAAAAACCatcaccagccagcccaaaccatcACCAGCATCAGCACCGACCAGCGAACACGCTGAAAGACGCAGCTTGGTTCTCACCTGTTGAAAAGTTGTGTAAGAACATAAGAAAAGGTCACTCGCAAAGAAGAAAAATTGCTCCTGCAGAGACGGTGAGACACAGGACATGGAGAAGTCACTGGTGCCTCCAGAGGTTAAAAGTCGTCCTTCTCACGTGTATATATAACAGGAGGAAACTATGAATTACAGTTAAATTTTGGCCGAatcttcagcctgttcgggagccgtatcgtatcgtagattatttactgctggctggtttggtgtgagagaaaaacactgtttctggctgaaaatttacgatcgtttacgagccagCGAACATGCTGCTTATCAATATATGATTTTTTATTAGTCAACAACAGCTGATCCCGAATTTTCCAAATTTCGTCTGTTTTGGTAGGCACCAAAATTTTTCAGTTTTTCGCTAAGTTCTTCGGTACTACTTCAGCAATACTTTTTAGCGAagaagcagtgtttttctctcacaagaaagggcgtgtttagttccgaaaatttttggcttttggctactgtagcactttcgtttgtatttgataaaaattgtccaattatg
Coding sequences within:
- the LOC136455459 gene encoding uncharacterized protein, whose translation is MAVPNYTYLKLKMSGPNGVITIESMYEHAYDCDVECIEYAEAIVEAETLIVNLDQLGSEVPDSKRHAGTFEPTEDVKLVLVDPTCPDDRALRISATLDIK